In Methanosarcina siciliae T4/M, one genomic interval encodes:
- a CDS encoding energy-coupling factor ABC transporter ATP-binding protein, producing MNVGTIFDLRNVSYSYTGKINALKDINFKANSGEQISIIGSNGSGKSTLLAILDGLIYPTAGEFYAFENMIIEEVFDTIKDNEFRSYFRTRVGFVFQNSDVQLFSPTVFEEIAFGPMQLNMTPEDVETRVMEVLEMMELTKLKDRSPHTLSGGEKKKVCIATVLATNPDILLLDEPTAGLDPRTQLWLTELLQELGNRGKTIIIATHDLELVEQISKRAIVMSEDHMIKVDGNVEKVLDNLELLLSTNLIHEHMHFHGKLVHEHLHAHYKEHMHEHET from the coding sequence TACGGGAAAAATAAATGCCTTGAAAGATATCAACTTCAAGGCTAATTCAGGCGAGCAGATATCCATAATTGGCTCAAACGGCAGCGGCAAATCGACTCTGCTGGCTATTCTGGATGGACTCATATATCCAACAGCCGGAGAATTCTACGCCTTTGAGAATATGATAATAGAAGAGGTTTTCGATACTATTAAGGACAATGAATTCAGGTCCTATTTCCGGACAAGAGTTGGCTTTGTCTTTCAAAATTCAGATGTGCAGCTCTTCTCGCCTACGGTCTTTGAGGAGATTGCATTTGGGCCCATGCAGCTTAATATGACTCCGGAAGACGTCGAGACCAGAGTAATGGAAGTCCTGGAAATGATGGAATTGACCAAGCTCAAAGATCGGTCGCCTCACACTCTGAGCGGAGGGGAAAAGAAAAAGGTTTGTATTGCAACTGTCCTGGCTACTAATCCTGATATCCTTTTGCTGGATGAACCTACTGCCGGATTGGACCCGAGAACCCAGCTATGGCTTACAGAGCTATTACAGGAGCTTGGAAACAGGGGAAAGACGATAATTATTGCCACTCATGACCTGGAACTGGTAGAACAGATCAGCAAAAGAGCCATAGTCATGAGTGAAGACCACATGATTAAAGTGGATGGAAACGTGGAGAAAGTGCTGGATAACCTGGAACTCCTTCTTTCCACAAATCTGATTCATGAGCACATGCACTTTCACGGCAAGCTTGTGCATGAACACCTGCACGCCCACTATAAGGAACACATGCACGAGCATGAAACTTAA